The Vicinamibacterales bacterium region GGCCGACACAATGCCACGGACGGTTCGAGCCGGCTTGATTCAGGTGAAGTGCGACGTGTCCCTCGACGGGGCCACCGCCGACGTCAAGCAGCGGATGATCGACAAGACGCTGCCACTCGTCGAGGATGCTGGCCGTCAGGGTGTCCAGGTCCTCTGCCTGCAGGAGCTCTTCTACGGGCCATACTTCTGCGCCGAGCAGAAGACGAAGTGGTACGAGCTGACCGAGGAGATCCCGAACGGCCCGACCACGAGGCTGTTCCAGGACGTCGCCCAGCGGCTCGGGATGGTCGTCATCGTCCCGATCTACGAGGTGGAGAACACCGGCGTCTACTACAACACGGCAGCGGTCATCGACGCCGGCGGCGCCTATCTCGGCAAGTACCGCAAGCATCACATCCCGCAGGTCGCCCCAGGTTTCTGGGAGAAGTATTACTTCCGTCCGGGCAACACGGGCTATCCCGTGTTTCAGACCGCGGTAGGCAAGGTCGGCGTCTACATCTGCTACGACCGGCACTTTCCCGAAGGGGCGCGCATCCTCGGCCTCAACGGTGCCGAGATCGTCTTCAATCCGTCCGCGACCGTCGCCGGGCTGTCGGAGTATCTTTGGAAGCTCGAGCAGCCGGCGCACG contains the following coding sequences:
- a CDS encoding nitrilase-related carbon-nitrogen hydrolase; translated protein: MPRTVRAGLIQVKCDVSLDGATADVKQRMIDKTLPLVEDAGRQGVQVLCLQELFYGPYFCAEQKTKWYELTEEIPNGPTTRLFQDVAQRLGMVVIVPIYEVENTGVYYNTAAVIDAGGAYLGKYRKHHIPQVAPGFWEKYYFRPGNTGYPVFQTAVGKVGVYICYDRHFPEGARILGLNGAEIVFNPSATVAGLSEYLWKLEQPAHAVANGYFVGAINRVGIEAPWNIGEFYGQSYFCDPRGRIVAEASRDRTELVVADLNLDLIKEVRDTWQFYRDRRPETYGAITSL